The Streptomyces europaeiscabiei genome window below encodes:
- a CDS encoding ATP-binding cassette domain-containing protein, with protein MTGPSESAEPLLSVRGLTKDFQVGTVFSRRRVRAVDDVSFDLPAGRITALVGESGSGKSTIARCLARLEQPSAGKVLLDGQDVLRTERRRASRAYRRKVQMVFQDPFGSLNPVHRIEHFLTRALVLHGHRATPEALRELMTTVGLTEDMLQSYPHELSGGQRQRVSIARALAVEPRLVLADEPTSMLDVSVRVGVLNLMRRLRDERNIAMLYITHDLGSARYLADTTMVMFAGELVEGGDALAVMDAPAHPYTRLLLSAVPDPERAGSYDPVERARLREAILNPTSCPYGDDGTCSRTDPVRHIVGENDGQLHWVRCHLRAPASDIARRVLKATDRPDDEATDDTDVTDATEKAETTAA; from the coding sequence ATGACCGGACCTAGCGAATCGGCCGAACCTCTGCTCTCCGTACGCGGTCTGACCAAGGACTTCCAGGTCGGCACCGTCTTCTCCCGGCGCCGTGTCCGAGCCGTCGACGACGTCTCCTTCGATCTCCCGGCCGGCCGGATCACCGCCCTGGTCGGCGAGTCCGGCAGCGGCAAGTCCACCATCGCCCGCTGCCTCGCCCGCCTCGAACAGCCCTCCGCCGGAAAGGTACTGCTCGACGGCCAGGACGTCCTGCGCACCGAACGGCGCCGGGCGTCACGGGCGTACCGCCGCAAGGTCCAGATGGTGTTCCAGGACCCCTTCGGCTCACTCAACCCCGTCCACCGCATTGAGCACTTCCTCACCCGGGCCCTCGTCCTGCACGGTCATCGGGCCACCCCCGAGGCGCTGCGCGAGCTGATGACGACGGTCGGCCTGACCGAGGACATGCTCCAGTCCTACCCGCACGAACTCTCCGGCGGCCAGCGTCAGCGTGTCTCCATCGCTCGCGCGTTGGCGGTGGAACCGCGCCTCGTCCTGGCCGACGAACCGACCTCGATGCTGGATGTCTCCGTACGCGTCGGCGTGCTCAACCTGATGCGGCGCCTGCGCGACGAGCGGAACATCGCCATGCTCTACATCACTCACGACCTGGGCTCCGCCCGCTACCTCGCCGACACCACGATGGTCATGTTCGCCGGCGAACTCGTCGAGGGCGGCGACGCGTTGGCGGTGATGGACGCCCCCGCCCACCCCTACACCCGCCTGCTGCTGTCCGCCGTACCCGACCCCGAACGGGCCGGCAGCTACGACCCCGTCGAGCGCGCCCGTCTGCGCGAGGCGATCCTCAACCCCACGTCCTGCCCCTACGGCGACGACGGCACGTGCAGCCGCACCGACCCCGTCCGCCACATCGTCGGCGAGAACGACGGCCAGCTCCACTGGGTGCGCTGCCATCTGCGCGCACCCGCCTCCGACATCGCCCGCCGCGTCCTGAAGGCCACCGACCGGCCGGACGACGAGGCCACGGACGACACCGACGTCACCGACGCCACTGAGAAAGCGGAGACCACCGCCGCATGA
- a CDS encoding ABC transporter ATP-binding protein: MEPVLEVNDLRVEYRGDGRTVVGADDVSFSIGAGEIFGLAGESGCGKSTIANAVMRLLKPPAEITAGSIRFQGRDVLALDARELRAFRWREIAMVFQSAMNSLNPVLTIGEQIVDIFTTHEKMKKRAARERAGELLELVGIDPGRLKAYPHQLSGGMRQRVVIAMAVALRPRLLIMDEPTTALDVVVQQEIMAQIRDLQRELGFSILFITHDMSLMVELSDRMGVMYGGRIVELADAKDLFAGPLHPYTEALMNAFPPLTGPRQELTGLFDAPRTADSCGFHVRCPEDRSDCSMNIPDLREVAPGRWVARSAALSSEGDSR; encoded by the coding sequence ATGGAACCCGTACTTGAGGTGAACGACCTGCGCGTCGAATACCGCGGCGACGGACGCACCGTCGTAGGGGCCGACGACGTCTCCTTCTCCATCGGCGCCGGAGAGATCTTCGGCCTCGCCGGAGAATCCGGCTGCGGCAAGTCCACCATCGCCAACGCGGTGATGCGACTGCTCAAGCCCCCGGCGGAAATCACCGCGGGCAGCATCCGCTTCCAGGGCCGCGACGTCCTCGCCCTGGACGCACGGGAGCTGCGCGCCTTCCGGTGGCGGGAGATCGCCATGGTCTTCCAGTCGGCGATGAACTCCCTCAACCCGGTCCTGACCATCGGCGAGCAGATCGTCGACATCTTCACCACCCACGAGAAGATGAAGAAGCGGGCAGCGAGGGAGCGGGCGGGTGAGCTGCTGGAGCTGGTGGGCATCGACCCGGGGCGGCTGAAGGCGTACCCGCACCAGCTGTCCGGCGGTATGCGCCAGCGCGTGGTCATCGCCATGGCCGTCGCACTGCGCCCCCGGCTGCTGATCATGGACGAGCCGACCACCGCGCTCGACGTGGTCGTGCAGCAGGAGATCATGGCGCAGATCCGCGACCTCCAGCGGGAGCTGGGCTTCTCCATCCTCTTCATCACCCACGACATGTCCCTGATGGTCGAGCTGTCGGACCGCATGGGCGTGATGTACGGCGGACGGATCGTCGAACTCGCCGACGCCAAGGACCTGTTCGCGGGGCCGCTCCACCCCTACACCGAGGCGCTGATGAACGCCTTCCCGCCGCTGACCGGCCCGCGCCAGGAACTCACCGGCCTCTTCGACGCCCCGCGCACGGCCGACAGCTGCGGCTTCCACGTCCGCTGTCCCGAGGACCGCTCGGACTGCTCCATGAACATCCCCGACCTGCGCGAGGTCGCGCCCGGCCGCTGGGTGGCCCGCAGTGCGGCCCTCAGCTCGGAAGGAGACTCCCGATGA
- a CDS encoding ABC transporter permease: MTAIDTATATTPTAPASASRRRGLLRQLIDSKKALTGLILLALFALLALLAPVLAPGDPSLINSTGSQAPSAAHWLGATAKGQDVLALTLWGARSSLFVGFTVGLVATGVAILVGLASAYFGRVVDDALTLVTNIFLLLPGLPLLIILAAFLPPGTSTVILVLVVTGWAGSARVLRAQAKSIRGKDFVAAAVVTGERPLRIMFREILPNMASVVMTTLLGCVIFGIGAQAGLEFLGLGDSSVVSWGTNLYWASNDGALMTGTWWAFVPSGLCIALVAFAIALVNYAVDEITNPRLRNRRARRERRG; the protein is encoded by the coding sequence ATGACCGCCATCGACACCGCGACAGCCACCACGCCGACCGCCCCCGCGAGTGCTTCCCGCCGACGCGGACTGCTGCGCCAGCTCATCGACAGCAAGAAGGCGCTGACCGGGCTGATCCTGCTCGCTCTCTTCGCACTGCTGGCCCTGCTCGCACCCGTCCTGGCACCCGGAGACCCGTCGCTCATCAACTCAACGGGCAGCCAGGCACCCTCGGCCGCACACTGGCTCGGTGCGACGGCCAAGGGACAGGACGTGCTCGCCCTCACCCTGTGGGGTGCGCGCAGTTCCCTCTTCGTCGGGTTCACCGTGGGGCTCGTGGCGACCGGCGTCGCCATCCTCGTCGGCCTCGCATCCGCGTACTTCGGCCGCGTCGTGGACGACGCGCTGACCCTGGTCACCAACATCTTCCTGCTGCTGCCCGGCCTCCCGCTGCTCATCATCCTGGCCGCGTTCCTGCCGCCCGGGACCTCCACCGTGATCCTGGTCCTCGTCGTCACCGGATGGGCGGGCTCGGCCCGGGTCCTGCGCGCACAGGCCAAGTCGATCCGCGGCAAGGACTTCGTGGCCGCCGCCGTCGTCACCGGCGAGCGCCCCCTGCGGATCATGTTCCGCGAGATCCTGCCCAACATGGCGTCCGTGGTGATGACCACGCTCCTCGGCTGCGTGATCTTCGGCATCGGCGCCCAGGCCGGCCTGGAGTTCCTCGGCCTCGGCGACAGCAGCGTCGTCAGCTGGGGCACCAACCTGTACTGGGCCAGCAACGACGGCGCGCTGATGACCGGCACGTGGTGGGCCTTCGTCCCCTCCGGACTGTGCATCGCCCTCGTCGCCTTCGCCATCGCGCTGGTCAACTACGCGGTCGACGAGATCACCAACCCCAGGCTGCGCAACCGCCGTGCCCGCCGTGAGAGGAGGGGCTGA
- a CDS encoding ABC transporter permease, whose translation MRLILRNLGFYLLAFWASITLNFVLPRFMPGDPVSRMFAQAQGTMQPDQIAQLRKLFGLDNRPLWEQYVSYVKSVFTGDLGISITRFPTPVSDVIGSQIGWTLLLGGVALVIAAVLGNLLGIVAAWRRGGVLDSAFPPLLIFVGSFPYFWLAMGALYLFGVSLGWFPMRHAYDVGLTPGFNGEFLSNVATHLVLPALTIVLVSIGGWMLGMRNTMIATAAEDYITMAEAKGLSPSRIMFRYAARNALLPSVTNFGMALGFVVGGALLTEVVFAYPGIGYQLLMAVQGLDYPLMQGIFLTITAAVLIANFLVDLVYVRLDPRVRVR comes from the coding sequence GTGCGTCTCATCCTGCGCAACCTGGGGTTCTATCTGCTCGCCTTCTGGGCCTCCATCACCCTGAACTTCGTTCTCCCGCGCTTCATGCCGGGCGACCCGGTCTCCCGGATGTTCGCGCAGGCCCAGGGCACCATGCAGCCCGACCAGATAGCCCAGCTGCGGAAACTCTTCGGCCTCGACAACCGCCCCCTCTGGGAGCAGTACGTCTCCTACGTCAAGAGCGTCTTCACCGGCGACCTCGGCATCTCCATCACCCGCTTCCCCACCCCGGTCTCCGACGTGATCGGCTCGCAGATCGGCTGGACCCTGCTCCTCGGCGGCGTCGCGCTCGTCATCGCCGCCGTGCTCGGCAACCTGCTCGGCATCGTCGCCGCCTGGCGGCGCGGCGGCGTCCTCGACTCCGCCTTCCCGCCCCTGCTGATCTTCGTCGGCTCGTTCCCGTACTTCTGGCTGGCGATGGGCGCGCTGTACCTGTTCGGGGTGAGCCTCGGCTGGTTCCCCATGCGGCACGCCTACGATGTCGGACTGACCCCCGGCTTCAACGGCGAGTTCCTCTCCAACGTCGCCACCCACCTGGTGCTGCCGGCCCTGACCATCGTGCTGGTCTCCATCGGCGGCTGGATGCTCGGCATGCGCAACACCATGATCGCCACAGCGGCCGAGGACTACATCACCATGGCCGAGGCCAAAGGGCTCAGCCCCTCGCGGATCATGTTCCGCTACGCCGCCCGCAACGCCCTGCTGCCCTCCGTCACCAACTTCGGCATGGCCCTCGGCTTCGTCGTCGGCGGCGCGCTGCTCACCGAGGTCGTGTTCGCCTACCCCGGCATCGGCTACCAGCTGCTGATGGCCGTCCAGGGCCTGGACTACCCGCTGATGCAGGGCATCTTCCTGACGATCACGGCGGCGGTACTGATCGCGAACTTCCTCGTCGACCTCGTCTACGTCCGCCTCGACCCGCGCGTCCGCGTCCGCTGA
- a CDS encoding ABC transporter substrate-binding protein codes for MAPSRIPSRRPRAVLRAVTATAVAALVLSACTGGSGTSGAGDTSGNQLLTIPREDLATFTRNFNPLSPQAAPMTLQAVYEPLAVHSMADAKDTPWLATKWEQAKDGKSLTFTLRDGVKWSDGKPLTADDVVYTFQLQKKVLGGFDYLDKVTAVDAHTVQFSFDKAFSTAFYEISGHYILPKHIWSKVKDPAKFTNPNPVGTGPYTKIEKFQSQSYELRKNPDYWQPDKQRIAGIQMLAFSGNDSANIAFTNGEVDWTQSFIPDIEKSFVAKDKKHNHYWFPATGAMINWQLNTTKAPFDDPAVRKALSMAVDRDQITKVAMNGYAEPADCTGLARTYDKWRDTSLAASCTWTTYDTDAAAKALDAAGYEESGGKRKLKNGKDFTLDISVGSASSDWISVANIIKQNLAKVGIKATVKTPDWSAVSASYNTGTFDTGIVWSNNGATPYEYFRGVMSTKMVQPVGKQATENYHRFGDKKADKLIDAFAAATGESAQREQMNGLQELYDKDAPVVPLFTGPEWGAYTDARFTGWPSEENPYATLGNRNGSTVLVLTSLKPVKD; via the coding sequence ATGGCACCCTCCCGCATACCTTCCCGGCGGCCCCGAGCCGTCCTGAGAGCGGTCACCGCGACCGCCGTCGCGGCACTGGTCCTGTCCGCCTGTACGGGTGGTTCGGGCACCTCCGGCGCCGGTGACACCTCCGGCAACCAGCTGCTCACCATCCCGCGCGAGGATCTGGCGACGTTCACGCGCAACTTCAACCCGCTCTCCCCGCAGGCCGCCCCGATGACCCTGCAGGCGGTCTACGAGCCGCTGGCGGTGCACAGCATGGCGGACGCCAAGGACACGCCGTGGCTCGCGACCAAGTGGGAGCAGGCCAAGGACGGCAAATCCCTCACCTTCACGCTGCGCGACGGCGTCAAGTGGTCGGACGGCAAGCCGCTCACCGCCGACGACGTCGTCTACACCTTCCAGCTCCAGAAGAAGGTGCTCGGCGGCTTCGACTACCTGGACAAGGTCACCGCGGTCGACGCCCACACGGTGCAGTTCTCCTTCGACAAGGCGTTCTCGACCGCCTTCTACGAGATCAGCGGCCACTACATCCTGCCGAAGCACATCTGGTCCAAGGTGAAGGACCCGGCGAAGTTCACCAACCCGAACCCCGTCGGCACCGGCCCGTACACCAAGATCGAGAAGTTCCAGAGCCAGTCGTACGAGCTGCGCAAGAACCCCGACTACTGGCAGCCGGACAAGCAGCGGATCGCCGGCATCCAGATGCTCGCCTTCTCCGGCAACGACAGCGCCAACATCGCCTTCACCAACGGTGAGGTGGACTGGACGCAGTCGTTCATCCCGGACATCGAGAAGTCCTTCGTCGCCAAGGACAAGAAGCACAACCACTACTGGTTCCCGGCCACCGGCGCCATGATCAACTGGCAGCTGAACACCACCAAGGCGCCCTTCGACGATCCGGCCGTGCGCAAGGCGCTCAGCATGGCCGTCGACCGCGACCAGATCACCAAGGTCGCGATGAACGGCTACGCCGAACCCGCCGACTGCACGGGTCTGGCCCGCACGTACGACAAGTGGCGCGACACCTCGCTCGCCGCGTCCTGCACCTGGACGACGTACGACACCGACGCGGCGGCCAAGGCCCTCGACGCGGCCGGCTACGAGGAGAGCGGCGGCAAGCGCAAGCTGAAGAACGGCAAGGACTTCACGCTCGACATCTCCGTCGGCTCCGCCTCCTCCGACTGGATCTCGGTCGCCAACATCATCAAGCAGAACCTCGCGAAGGTCGGCATCAAGGCCACCGTGAAGACACCCGACTGGTCAGCGGTCTCGGCGTCGTACAACACCGGCACGTTCGACACCGGCATCGTGTGGAGCAACAACGGCGCCACGCCGTACGAGTACTTCCGCGGCGTGATGTCGACCAAGATGGTGCAGCCGGTCGGCAAGCAGGCCACGGAGAACTACCACCGCTTCGGCGACAAGAAGGCCGACAAGCTCATCGACGCCTTCGCCGCCGCCACGGGCGAGAGTGCGCAGCGCGAGCAGATGAACGGCCTGCAGGAGCTGTACGACAAGGACGCGCCCGTCGTCCCGCTGTTCACCGGCCCCGAGTGGGGCGCGTACACGGACGCCCGCTTCACCGGCTGGCCCTCCGAGGAGAACCCGTACGCCACTCTCGGCAACCGCAACGGCAGCACGGTCCTCGTGCTCACGTCGCTGAAGCCCGTCAAGGACTGA
- a CDS encoding LacI family DNA-binding transcriptional regulator: MATNRTQRVTMSDVARHAGVSRTTVSFVLNDKPGAAIPEETRRRILAAIDELGYRPNAGARALAANRSGWFGLITEIVTGPFAGEVITGAQSRAWGDRRFLLIAASEGDPAQEAAALDQMLEHRVEGLLYATTWHRAVTLPTAAREVPTVLVNCYDADGELPCILPDEVSGGYKATRRLLDAGHTRIGFINLDPAIPAAIGRREGYERALREAGITPDPSLVVPGWATADSAYTAACDLLDRPPGDRPTALFCGNDRMAMGAYDAIKERGMRIPHDVAVVGFDNQELIAAYLRPKLTTLALPFEAMGTKGIDMLAALAAGQPLDTRQVTIDCPLLERSSV; encoded by the coding sequence GTGGCCACGAACAGGACGCAGCGCGTGACCATGAGCGATGTGGCACGCCACGCGGGCGTCTCGCGGACCACCGTCTCCTTCGTCCTCAACGACAAGCCCGGCGCCGCCATCCCCGAGGAGACCCGTCGGCGGATCCTGGCGGCGATAGACGAGCTCGGCTACCGGCCCAACGCCGGGGCGCGGGCGCTGGCGGCGAACCGCAGCGGGTGGTTCGGGCTGATCACCGAGATTGTGACCGGCCCGTTCGCGGGGGAGGTGATCACGGGCGCGCAGAGCCGCGCCTGGGGTGACCGGAGGTTCCTGCTGATCGCCGCGAGCGAGGGCGACCCCGCCCAGGAGGCCGCCGCGCTCGACCAGATGCTGGAGCACCGGGTGGAAGGGCTGCTGTACGCCACGACCTGGCACCGCGCCGTCACACTCCCCACGGCCGCCCGGGAGGTGCCGACGGTGCTCGTCAACTGCTACGACGCGGACGGTGAGCTGCCGTGCATCCTGCCCGACGAGGTGTCGGGCGGTTACAAGGCGACCCGCCGGCTCCTGGACGCCGGGCACACCCGCATCGGGTTCATCAACCTCGACCCGGCGATCCCGGCCGCCATCGGCAGGCGCGAAGGGTACGAACGTGCCCTGCGCGAGGCCGGGATCACCCCCGACCCCTCCCTCGTCGTCCCCGGCTGGGCGACCGCCGACAGCGCCTATACCGCCGCCTGCGACCTGCTGGACCGCCCGCCCGGCGACCGGCCGACCGCGCTGTTCTGCGGAAACGACCGGATGGCGATGGGCGCGTACGACGCGATCAAGGAACGTGGGATGCGCATCCCGCACGACGTGGCCGTGGTGGGGTTCGACAACCAGGAACTCATCGCCGCCTATCTGCGGCCGAAGCTGACGACGCTCGCCCTGCCCTTCGAGGCCATGGGCACCAAGGGCATCGACATGCTCGCCGCTCTCGCAGCGGGGCAGCCGCTCGACACCCGTCAGGTGACGATCGACTGCCCGCTGCTCGAACGCTCGTCGGTCTGA
- a CDS encoding carbohydrate kinase family protein codes for MARPQAPVSVTVLGECVADAFTDPARSSSDELALRALPGGGPANTAVALARLGTPTRFLGRFSTDVFGTLFRARLSASGVDLTGSVTAPEPSTLAVADLDETGQATYTFHAENAADWQWTDEELATTGWDGAACLHTGSLALIRQPGGTRVEDHLAKAREHVTVSIDPNVRPLLVPPAAYRERLPHWCALADILRLSEDDLGLLLPGVSPEEACDTWHAAGARLVVITLGGRGALASLDGLRVTVPAPAVDVVDTVGAGDSFTAGLLHRLAALGHLGGRLDRLNLEDLTDACHFAARVAALTCSVPGANPPRADEAALDADVEQLLPHA; via the coding sequence ATGGCCCGACCCCAGGCCCCCGTCAGTGTCACCGTCCTCGGCGAGTGCGTCGCCGACGCCTTCACCGACCCCGCCCGGTCCAGCTCCGACGAGCTCGCGCTGCGGGCCCTGCCCGGTGGCGGCCCCGCCAACACCGCCGTCGCCCTCGCCCGGCTCGGCACCCCCACCCGCTTCCTCGGGCGCTTCTCCACTGATGTCTTCGGCACCCTCTTCCGTGCCCGCCTCAGCGCCTCCGGCGTCGACCTGACCGGCAGCGTGACCGCCCCCGAACCCAGCACCCTCGCCGTCGCCGACCTCGACGAGACCGGCCAGGCCACGTACACCTTCCACGCCGAGAACGCGGCCGACTGGCAGTGGACCGACGAAGAACTCGCCACCACCGGGTGGGACGGCGCGGCCTGCCTACACACCGGCTCACTGGCCCTGATACGCCAACCCGGCGGCACCCGCGTCGAGGACCACCTCGCCAAGGCCCGCGAGCATGTCACCGTGTCCATCGACCCCAACGTCCGGCCCCTGCTCGTACCGCCCGCCGCCTACCGCGAACGGCTCCCCCACTGGTGCGCCCTCGCCGACATCCTCCGCCTGAGCGAGGACGACCTCGGCCTGCTCCTCCCCGGTGTCAGCCCCGAGGAGGCGTGCGACACCTGGCACGCCGCCGGCGCGCGCCTCGTCGTCATCACCTTGGGCGGACGGGGCGCCCTCGCCTCCCTCGACGGACTCCGCGTCACCGTCCCGGCCCCTGCCGTCGACGTCGTCGACACCGTCGGCGCCGGAGACTCCTTCACCGCGGGCCTGCTCCACCGCCTCGCAGCCCTCGGACACCTCGGCGGCCGCCTCGACCGACTGAACCTCGAAGACCTCACCGACGCCTGCCACTTCGCCGCCCGCGTCGCCGCCCTGACCTGCTCAGTCCCCGGAGCGAACCCGCCCCGGGCGGACGAAGCGGCGCTGGATGCCGACGTGGAACAGCTCCTGCCGCATGCCTGA
- a CDS encoding helix-turn-helix domain-containing protein: protein MTDHLKDPQAVSWGDLAEDFAFTDAEKDQIQKGAQAMVLASRVHRLAELRKRQHTTQVQVAEAMGVTQARVSRIEKGQLERSEVDTLAAYVKALGGKLKIVADFGDESYVLG from the coding sequence ATGACTGATCACCTCAAGGACCCGCAGGCCGTCTCCTGGGGGGACCTGGCCGAGGATTTCGCCTTCACCGATGCCGAAAAGGACCAGATCCAGAAGGGGGCGCAGGCGATGGTCCTGGCCTCCCGTGTGCACCGCCTCGCCGAGTTGCGAAAGCGGCAGCACACCACACAGGTCCAGGTCGCCGAAGCCATGGGTGTCACCCAGGCCCGTGTCTCGCGCATCGAGAAGGGTCAGTTGGAGCGCAGCGAGGTCGACACCCTCGCTGCCTACGTCAAGGCGCTCGGCGGCAAGCTGAAGATCGTCGCTGACTTCGGTGATGAGAGCTACGTCCTCGGCTGA
- a CDS encoding type II toxin-antitoxin system RelE/ParE family toxin, producing MTWKIVVVEPALSWLHSLRRTDRDTLIQVSQAVTALQEEGPALGRPLVDTIKGSVLSNLKELRPGSAGATEVRLLFVFDPDRQAVILVGGDKAGNWSGWYRVAVPQAEQAYAEHLKRIDGEDGAR from the coding sequence GTGACTTGGAAGATCGTCGTGGTCGAGCCGGCTCTTTCGTGGCTGCACAGCCTGCGCCGTACTGACCGTGACACGCTGATTCAGGTCAGTCAGGCTGTCACTGCCCTTCAGGAGGAAGGTCCCGCGTTGGGTCGGCCTCTGGTGGACACGATCAAGGGCTCCGTGCTGTCGAACCTCAAGGAGCTTCGCCCCGGCTCGGCAGGGGCGACGGAAGTGCGGTTGTTGTTCGTGTTCGACCCGGACCGCCAGGCCGTGATCCTGGTCGGCGGTGACAAGGCGGGCAACTGGTCCGGCTGGTATCGCGTCGCGGTGCCCCAGGCGGAGCAGGCATACGCGGAGCATCTGAAGCGAATCGATGGAGAGGACGGGGCACGATGA
- a CDS encoding TetR/AcrR family transcriptional regulator, translating to MLRKPGSRPYHHGDLRAALLDGAERTLREKGAGSLSLRELARDIGVSHAAPGRHFKDKQALLHALALDGYERLTQALAGADDPALPIQLRLTALARAYVAFATANSALLELMFARRHGSDASDEILGLARRASEFFERVIVDAQERGEIIEGDPARLTLAVGAALHGTATFATQNTADPKAALDGIDDLVHLLLRGLQPR from the coding sequence ATGCTGCGAAAGCCCGGGAGTCGCCCCTATCACCACGGAGACCTGCGCGCCGCCCTGCTCGACGGGGCCGAGCGCACCCTGCGCGAGAAGGGGGCGGGATCCCTGTCGCTGCGCGAGCTGGCCCGGGACATCGGCGTCAGTCACGCGGCCCCGGGGCGCCACTTCAAGGACAAGCAGGCCCTGCTCCACGCCTTGGCGCTCGACGGCTACGAGCGACTGACCCAGGCCCTCGCCGGCGCCGACGATCCCGCCCTCCCGATCCAGCTCCGCCTCACCGCGCTCGCTCGGGCCTATGTCGCCTTCGCCACCGCCAACTCCGCGCTTCTGGAGCTCATGTTCGCCCGCAGGCACGGCTCCGACGCCTCCGATGAGATCCTCGGCCTCGCCCGCCGCGCGTCGGAGTTTTTCGAGCGGGTCATCGTGGATGCGCAGGAACGCGGCGAGATCATCGAGGGAGATCCCGCCCGACTCACGCTCGCCGTGGGTGCCGCCCTGCACGGCACCGCCACGTTCGCGACCCAGAACACGGCCGACCCGAAGGCGGCACTCGACGGCATCGATGACCTGGTGCATCTCCTGCTGCGCGGTCTCCAGCCCCGCTGA
- a CDS encoding oxidoreductase produces MATDKNTSKWNATHLPDLTGRTAVITGANSGIGRTAAVALAGAGAHVVFAVRDLERGRTAANSVRGSTEVRRLDLADLSSVREFTEGWEGRPLSLLINNAGVMMLPQQQTRDGFEMQFGTNHLGHFALTNLLLPYVTDRVVTLASSAHRWGDATIDFDDLNLTRSYTPQRAYARSKLANLLFTLELQRRLTEAGSAVRATAAHPGYAATNLATHIANPFARAIVPLTNKFLAQNDVDGALPTLYAATQDLPGASYVGPDGKGESKGAPTLVGRTTAASDPVAARRLWTASEELTGTSFPQEIRVPGRESVSR; encoded by the coding sequence ATGGCAACGGACAAGAACACCAGCAAGTGGAACGCGACCCACCTCCCCGACCTCACCGGTCGCACGGCCGTGATCACGGGCGCCAACAGCGGCATCGGCCGCACGGCGGCGGTGGCACTGGCAGGCGCCGGCGCCCATGTGGTCTTCGCGGTACGGGACCTGGAGCGTGGCCGGACGGCGGCGAACTCCGTGCGCGGCAGCACCGAGGTGCGCCGCCTGGACCTGGCGGACCTGTCGTCCGTACGGGAATTCACGGAGGGATGGGAGGGCCGCCCGCTGAGCCTGCTGATCAACAACGCGGGTGTGATGATGCTGCCGCAGCAGCAGACGCGGGACGGCTTCGAGATGCAGTTCGGCACGAACCACCTGGGCCACTTCGCCCTGACGAACCTGCTGCTGCCGTACGTCACGGACCGGGTCGTCACGCTGGCGTCCTCGGCCCACCGCTGGGGCGACGCCACGATCGACTTCGACGACCTGAACCTGACGAGGTCCTACACCCCGCAGCGCGCCTACGCCCGATCGAAGCTGGCGAATCTCCTGTTCACTCTCGAACTGCAGCGCCGCCTGACCGAGGCGGGCTCCGCTGTCCGCGCCACGGCCGCGCACCCCGGCTACGCGGCCACCAACCTCGCGACACACATAGCGAACCCGTTCGCCCGCGCCATCGTGCCGCTCACCAACAAGTTCCTCGCCCAGAACGACGTGGACGGCGCACTACCGACGCTGTACGCGGCGACGCAGGACCTACCCGGCGCGAGCTACGTCGGCCCCGACGGCAAGGGCGAGTCGAAGGGCGCCCCGACCCTCGTGGGCCGCACGACCGCAGCCAGCGACCCGGTTGCCGCCCGGCGCCTGTGGACCGCGTCCGAGGAACTCACCGGGACGAGCTTCCCGCAGGAGATCCGGGTGCCGGGCCGGGAGTCTGTTTCCCGGTGA